A genomic region of Nymphaea colorata isolate Beijing-Zhang1983 chromosome 2, ASM883128v2, whole genome shotgun sequence contains the following coding sequences:
- the LOC116248264 gene encoding uncharacterized protein LOC116248264: protein MDPIRMEKLHAMAKYKKTQFDFLRQLTKYTLSVVLLGLFLSCPLWLPPLCTCIKSFAFVSVPKAVTYVLRPKILFVISNVIVFILLGESKLLGSSNSAPDIYDEYVKRKKSYNQKLCVPAAAEKEVCYEEKPVIESSILKVKNMKDTVKDEEENGDEDGEEMEGKQTIEDLEEEEKEIEAKRGIAELNEAEEEEQEAEEIEAKRGIEELEDEEEEECGLPVDELNKKIEDFIAKFNQQRRLEARMLFLSG, encoded by the coding sequence ATGGACCCCATCAGAATGGAGAAGCTCCATGCCATGGCCAAATACAAGAAAACCCAATTCGACTTCCTGCGTCAGCTCACCAAATACACGCTCTCTGTGGTTCTGCTGGGCTTGTTTCTTTCATGCCCACTGTGGCTTCCTCCCCTCTGTACCTGCATTAAGTCTTTTGCCTTCGTTTCGGTCCCGAAAGCCGTCACATACGTTCTTCGCCCGAAGATCTTGTTTGTAATCTCAAACGTCATTGTCTTCATCCTTCTTGGTGAATCCAAGCTTCTGGGTTCTTCAAATTCAGCACCAGACATCTATGACGAGTAtgtcaagaggaagaagagctACAACCAAAAGCTCTGCGTTCCTGCCGCTGCCGAGAAAGAAGTTTGCTATGAAGAGAAGCCAGTGATCGAATCGTCAATTTTAAAAGTTAAGAATATGAAAGACACGGTGAAGGATGAGGAGGAAAATGGAGATGAAGATGGCGAGGAGATGGAAGGTAAGCAAACTATTGAAGACttggaggaagaggagaaggaaatAGAAGCCAAGAGGGGTATAGCAGAATTAAATGAAGCGGAAGAGGAAGAACAGGAAGCGGAGGAAATAGAAGCTAAAAGGGGTATAGAAGAATTAgaggatgaagaggaagaagagtgTGGTTTACCTGTTGATGAATTGAATAAGAAGATTGAGGATTTTATTGCTAAATTTAACCAACAAAGGAGGCTTGAAGCTAGAATGCTTTTCCTAAGTGGCTGA